The segment AGTAGGCAGCGGCACAGATGGTGCAGCGGAAAAGCATGACAAGACTAGTCGCATTCGGACTGAAGCGTGGCCATGATCTTCCGGCTCACCGAAGCCAGAGCGTCCTGTTCCTCGCGGGTGAGCCGGTCGAAGAAATGGGTGCGGATGAACTCCAGATGACCCGGCGCCGCGTGCTCTATTGCATCCCGCCCGCCCGGAGTAATCTCCACATCCAGGCCGCGGGCATCGGAGGAGCAGTTCTTTCGCTCCAGCAGGCCCCTTGCTTCCATCCGCTTGAGCAGGTGGGACAGGCGGCTGCGGTCCCAGCCCAGGGACTTGCCCAGATCGCGGGCACGAACCACGCCGTCCGCATGCTCCGAGAGTGGAACAAGCACTGCGTATTCGGCCCCGGAAAGCTGCGACTCCCGCACCAGCTGACGGTCCATGGAGGTCGCCAGTAGCTGTGATGCCGCAAGGAATCCGCGCCAGATTTCGTTCTCGCGCTCATCCAGCCATTGCGTGTTTTTCATCACAAGTTCTCCATATAGTTGATAGTTCAAGTTTGACGTCATATTGTTGATATGTCAACATTTTTAGTGACACGTCAACAACCTTCTTTCCTAAGGGGATAAAGCATGACCAAGATCGCGATTGTCACCGGCGCCAGCCGTCCGGGCAGCGTCAACAAGTCCGTCGCCGAGTGGGTCCTGGCCCAGGTCGCCGGCCGCACCGACGCCGAGTTCGAACTGGTAAACATCGCCGACTTCAACCTCCCCCTGCTGGATGAGGGCTACCCGGCCATGTACCAGAACTACCAGAATGACCACACCAAGGCCTGGTCCGCCAAGATCAGCGAGTTCGACGGCTACATTTTCGTCGCTCACGAATACAACCACACCGCAGGCCCGGTTCTGGTCAACGCCTTGTCCTACCTGAACGCCGAGTTCAACAACAAGGCCGCCGGCTTCGTGTCCTACGGCTCCATGGGCGGCGTCCGCGCCGTAGAGCACCTCCGCGGTGCCCTCTCCGAGCTGCAGATTGCACACGTGCAGCGCACCGTCATGTTCTCACTGTTCACCGACTTCGAGAACTTCTCCGTCTTCAAGCCGACTGAGCAGTCCGCCGGCACCCTGGCCCCGATGGTTGACCAGCTCACCGTCTGGGCCCGCGCCATGGAGTCCGTGCGTGACGAGCAGTTGGCTGTCACCAGCGTCTAAGATTTTTCCAACTGGCAAGAAAAGGGCTCCCCGGGCATGAACCGGGGAGCCTTTCTGCGTCCGGGCGGCCGAACAGCCTGCCCCGGCAAGGCGTCCAGCGGCCGGGATGGACCACGGCGAGACAACAAAAAACCCACGGCCGCGAGGTCACACTTCGAAGTGTGACGTCGCGGCCGCGAGTTAATCTTGGCAGCTAGTGCCGGGATTTTTTAGCGGACGGTAGCGAAGCCCTTGGCCCACGAGACCAACTGGTCCACCATCGGGGCCAGGGTGTCGGCGTTTTGCTCGGTCGGCTTGAAGTCGGAGAAGTTCTCGAAGTCGGTAAAGAGGGAGAACATCACTTGGTTGCGCACGTGGGCAAGCTGCAGTTCAGAGAGGGTCTCGCGCAAGTGCTCGACGGCGCGGGCGCCGCCCATGGAGCCGTAGGACACGAAGCCGGCGGCCTTGTTGTTGAACTCGGCGTTCAGGTACGACAAGGCATTGGTGAGCACCGGGCCTGCGGTGTGGTTGTATTCGTGAACCACGAAAATGTAGCCGTCGAACTCACTGATCTTGGCGGACCAGGCCTTGGTTACCGGGTTCTGGTAGTTCTGGTAGGCGGCGGGATAGGCCTCGTCCAGCAGGGGGAGGTTAAAGTCGGCGATGTCCACGAGCTCGACGTCTGCGTCCGTGCGGCCTGCAACCTGGGCCAGGACCCACTCGGCGACGGATTTGTTCACACTGCCCGGCCGGCTGGCGCCCGTGATGATGGCAATCTTGGGCAGGGCGTTGCCCGCCAGAGGATCGGCGGCCGGGACAACCTCGGCGGGAGCCTTTGCGACAGTGGCACTCGCGCGTGGTGCTACCGATGTAGCGGAGTGACCGGCCTTGGACTTGCGGGAAAAAATTTTGAACCAGGACATGGCGTCTCACCGATCAGAATAGTTGATGTTTCAATTATTCTAGGCGGCACTTTGATGATGTGTCAACAAAATTACCCTGAGGCACCGGCCAGTTAAGCGACGGCAAGGATCCTTCGGCTCTGCTACTGGGCGGGTGGGTGTGGATCCCGCCGAGCCGCCGCCGTCACTCCGGCCGGCCGACGACGACCTGTGCGGGGCTGTGGGCGATGTAGCCGTTCAGCCAGGAAAACAGTGCGCGGACCTTCTGTTGGAATCCCGACGGAAGGGCCAGATGCACCAGGAGCCAGGACACGAATGCCAAGGGCCCCTGCAACTGGATACGCTTGCGTCCGATCTCGGCGACCGCAGCGCCTCGGCCGATCATCGCCATGTATCCCTTGTCGAAGTACTCGAACGGCCGCCCACTTCCCAGCCTGCTGCGCGACGGAGCCCAGTTGCGGCAGTTTGGCCTCGGTCGAATCGGTCATGGTGGCCGAGTCGCCAAGGACGTACACTCCCTCAACGTCCGGGGCGGTCAGGTCCGGGCGGACATCGATGCGGCCTCCCCTCCCTTGCCTCAGACCGGAGGCGGCAATGATCCCTCCTGCCTTCAGTCCACCGGCCCACACCACGACCCCGCCGGGTATGCCGGTCCCGTCGGCGAGCGTCACAGTGTCGGCGCGGACTTCGGTCACGCCGACTCCCAAGTGCAGCCGAACGCCGATCTTCGTCAGGCGTCGTCTGGCGTAGTCCTGCGACTTTACGGAAAAAGCACCAAGGACGGTCGGGACCATGTAGACCAAGTGGACACGGCAGCGGGCCGCGAGTTCCGGCGAAAAGTACTTGGGCACCACGAACTTGACGTTTTCGGCCAAGGCGCCGGCTGTCTCGACGCCCGTGGGGCCGCTGCCGATGACCACGACGTCCACGGAGCCGCCGGCCTCCCGGTCGGCTTCATCCAGCAGGTGGGTCAGCCGCGTACCCAGTCGGGTGGCGTCAGTGACCGAATACAGCAGGAAGGCATGCTCCTCCGCGCCAGGTGTGTCGAAAAAGCCTGGTATGTGTCTTCCACCCGAGCAACCTACTCCACCTGAAGCCGGTGCAACAGTGCCGGGATGTCCCGGCGGCGGCAGGACCGCCGTCCCGGGCGCTGCTCAATCTTCGAGGAAGGCTGGAGTGAACAGCAGGGTCAGGCCTTCGGCCATGGTCGGATGGGTGATGATAGCGTCGCGCAGGGCGGTGTATTCCATTCCGGCGAGCATTGCCATCTGCACCACGGCGATGGTTTCGCTGGCTTCGGTGCCCAGCAGGGCCGCGCCGAGGATCTGGTTGGTCTCGCGGTCGATGACGGCTTTCCAGAAGCCCTCCAGATGTCCCACGGTCCGGGCACGGGGAACGGCCGTTACCGGCATTTTGGCGATCCGGACGGCGTAGCCGGCGTCCCGGGCCTGCCGCTCGCTCAGGCCTACCCGGCCGAGCTCGGGGGTGGTGAACACACTGTAGGGAATCAACCGGCCGGCGGTGCTGCGCGGCTGGCCGGCGCCGGTTCTTGCCGCCAGGTTGGCCTTGAGCACGCGGTAGTCGTCATAGGAGGCGTGGGTGAACTGGGGCGTTCCGGCGGCGTCACCTGCTGCCCATACTCCGTCGGTAGTCGTGCGCAGCTGATCGTCGACCCGGATGTATCCGCGGTCGTCAAGTTCCACGCCGGCACCTTCGAGGTTCGCGCCGCCGGTCATTGGCTTACGGCCTACCGCCACCAGGATGTCTTCCGCGCTCAGGGTCTCACCGGAGGCGAGCGTGAGCGCGACGGTACCGTCTGCGGCGCGGGCGATCCTGTGGGCCCTGGCCCCCAGCCGCACGGTGATGCCGGCGTCCGTGAAGTTCTGCTCGATGGCAGAGGCAACGTCCGCGTCCTCCCGGGCGAGCAGTTGTCCGCCGCCCTGGACGAGGGTGACTCTGACGCCGATGGTGTTGAGCAGGTCCGCGAACTCACACCCGACGTATCCGCCGCCCAGCACGATGATGCTCGCCGGCAGCGATTCCAGCTCCAGCAGGGTGTTGCTGGTCTGCACTTTCGACTCCGCCAGGCCTTCGATGGACGGCAGGAGCGGTTCAGTGCCCAGGTTCAGCACGACGTCGGTGCCCCGCAGGGTGCGCACGCCGCCGTCGTGCACGGTCACCTCGACTGTCCGGGGGCCGACGAATTTCGCTTCGCCGAGGATGAAGTCCATACCCGACCCGGTGAAGGAGGACAGCTGGCCCCTGACCATGGTGTCCACGACGTCTTCCTTGCGGTGGCGCAGCAGGCTGAGGTCCATTTGCGGGTCCTCAGCGCCGGATATACCGAATTCAGCGGCCCTGCGGATGGTTGCCAGCACCCGGCCGCTGTTGATGAGGGTCTTGGTGGGGATACAGGCGACATTGATGCAGGTTCCCCCGATCATCGAACGCTCCACCATGGCGACGGTCCTGCCGGCCCTGGCCAGGTCCATCGCCAGGGTTTTCCCAGCCTTGCCTCCCCCGAACACCAGCAGGTCCACATCCTCGATGTCCATGCCTGCCGTCCCTTCCCTTGGTTTTGCCCGTTGTGCAACCGCATCACGGCGCGCTGGCGGCTCCTGCCGTCGGTTTGGGTTCAGATCGGGGCCAATGCGCTACTTGTTCGGCTCCTCGGGGCGGCGTGACTGCTCGCGGATTTCCCGTTCCTCTTCGTATTCGCGCAG is part of the Arthrobacter methylotrophus genome and harbors:
- a CDS encoding MarR family winged helix-turn-helix transcriptional regulator; protein product: MKNTQWLDERENEIWRGFLAASQLLATSMDRQLVRESQLSGAEYAVLVPLSEHADGVVRARDLGKSLGWDRSRLSHLLKRMEARGLLERKNCSSDARGLDVEITPGGRDAIEHAAPGHLEFIRTHFFDRLTREEQDALASVSRKIMATLQSECD
- a CDS encoding NAD(P)H-dependent oxidoreductase, which codes for MTKIAIVTGASRPGSVNKSVAEWVLAQVAGRTDAEFELVNIADFNLPLLDEGYPAMYQNYQNDHTKAWSAKISEFDGYIFVAHEYNHTAGPVLVNALSYLNAEFNNKAAGFVSYGSMGGVRAVEHLRGALSELQIAHVQRTVMFSLFTDFENFSVFKPTEQSAGTLAPMVDQLTVWARAMESVRDEQLAVTSV
- a CDS encoding NAD(P)H-dependent oxidoreductase; translation: MPKIAIITGASRPGSVNKSVAEWVLAQVAGRTDADVELVDIADFNLPLLDEAYPAAYQNYQNPVTKAWSAKISEFDGYIFVVHEYNHTAGPVLTNALSYLNAEFNNKAAGFVSYGSMGGARAVEHLRETLSELQLAHVRNQVMFSLFTDFENFSDFKPTEQNADTLAPMVDQLVSWAKGFATVR
- a CDS encoding dihydrolipoyl dehydrogenase family protein yields the protein MDIEDVDLLVFGGGKAGKTLAMDLARAGRTVAMVERSMIGGTCINVACIPTKTLINSGRVLATIRRAAEFGISGAEDPQMDLSLLRHRKEDVVDTMVRGQLSSFTGSGMDFILGEAKFVGPRTVEVTVHDGGVRTLRGTDVVLNLGTEPLLPSIEGLAESKVQTSNTLLELESLPASIIVLGGGYVGCEFADLLNTIGVRVTLVQGGGQLLAREDADVASAIEQNFTDAGITVRLGARAHRIARAADGTVALTLASGETLSAEDILVAVGRKPMTGGANLEGAGVELDDRGYIRVDDQLRTTTDGVWAAGDAAGTPQFTHASYDDYRVLKANLAARTGAGQPRSTAGRLIPYSVFTTPELGRVGLSERQARDAGYAVRIAKMPVTAVPRARTVGHLEGFWKAVIDRETNQILGAALLGTEASETIAVVQMAMLAGMEYTALRDAIITHPTMAEGLTLLFTPAFLED